A genomic stretch from Nilaparvata lugens isolate BPH chromosome 8, ASM1435652v1, whole genome shotgun sequence includes:
- the LOC111060408 gene encoding uncharacterized protein LOC111060408 isoform X1 → MNMNISISVRDFWGLFTHEAVMSALLRDISSSSTTEQSLTSAATQSFTCLLLNDLYSFITIDDVRKQAQSIRDTHVDRSCKRSCSDLEQTKHNSMSLDTLDLSKPSNNAGVVYGEVTEVNCLESDCFDCQINAPTKARASMLDFIQSLEKSITNDKHQLDHALGSNGMIKLVQNLKDTKITSLNIRNDWIDSDSFINLVQYLPSTQIKSLDLSENYIGRKGFEYLSKVLRETQISSLNVSKNEPFDVDTWATFFSDKSSMNKKYEEPILCCSVCHVAEIFENSATRFSLDLSSSQNENLNCLVSILRNSNIEKINLSSSVINPGTFGLFAANLIDSSVTTLNMSGCKIGNEGVKILASVLENTNILSLDLSDNNMNCDGLEVFATCLTKSQITSLNLSSNRFNINGMNSLATVLPNTKITSLSLNFCGLGNRSWKILSACLAHTKITSLGFVDNVPNNAVDIESLAIEVKKSIISSIDLGYYINNSNNNGDTIVKLLSFFMLGSQLTSISLSYCSIDCYRMENLVIALKNSSITSVKLIATSITSEVMKIFVSCLINSKITNLQLSNLAELDVGALKCLSLALRNTQISSLNLRYNQLDCQSLKVLAPCLEDSKLTHLDLAYNGIDYENEIRKIERSDVGVKCLAMALKKSEITSLNLADNGLSCKSLMSIILSLPFTKVTTLNLSGNDICCNVFYLADIIKSTQINSLDVGMMDARKALSLLYDRHSKTKTCLNLSYLMRCSFSLYYLSHVDLLHTKNITHLELKQNQISSCGELKELCECISGSQIVSLDLSENRINSVYHLAELLQHSSISTLNLSYNQISSDGIKHLSLRLPGSKVISLDLSYNLITDESIEYLSNSLVNTKITDLNLSGNQIGRQAVENLSERVAHIIVQFQLQSDDPHNHFYLCKYPDCIVEVYRTSSEVNIHHLIDYVGNKIEMTKVFIRSKKVNDHVDSNPAKMTHFSNINISEIEMVEHSSFPYFIFKNISQLKLNGTHTENAPGGNGEKIIELRLQNIKNLKFKDLQELRFSNIMYLDLSNNNMEDDQLECLAAALKSNSMNQSNKNYLMSLNLSNNKLEARSAESLAEVLQYIPTLTYIDLHGNKIGYAGFQSLMKVVDKTNLCWLSLGDNNIEDQLEGDIELSPYIVPRKGDEMPVAFQLRYLFRQLVSLNTSSGELEFTIPTTDSNPPVNITHYPKLLKIYYEFENDVDYLNVNVYDMYYKKSKKHDMCLLQRIEKFVHEIEKRFLSFIDSNLMKLEHAFGYDSFVVLVKECDRLGLNKCVEFLLLHRVCYYVDDVGEILHPFIYRMLHEYSMPLYCKQIEPNKRQQIIAYYQNHSEIEGAQTLIDLLTSMSNEES, encoded by the coding sequence ATGAACATGAATATCTCGATCAGTGTGAGGGATTTCTGGGGTCTCTTTACTCACGAAGCAGTAATGAGTGCCCTGTTAAGAgatatatcatcatcatcaacaactgAACAATCGCTGACATCTGCTGCAACTCAGAGTTTCACTTGTTTGCTTCTCAATGATCTTTACTCTTTCATAACAATTGATGATGTCAGGAAACAAGCGCAGTCGATAAGGGACACTCATGTGGACAGGTCATGTAAACGTAGCTGTAGTGATTTGGAACAAACCAAGCACAACTCTATGTCGTTAGATACCCTAGACTTGTCTAAGCCTTCGAACAATGCAGGAGTTGTATATGGAGAAGTTACTGAAGTCAATTGTTTAGAAAGTGACTGCTTCGATTGCCAGATCAATGCACCTACAAAAGCTAGAGCGTCTATGCTAgatttcattcaaagtttggaaaaatcaataacaaATGATAAACATCAATTAGATCATGCTTTAGGCTCAAATGGAATGATCAAGTTAGTTCAGAATCTGAAGGATACCAAAATCACTTCTCTAAATATTCGAAATGATTGGATAGATTCTGATTCGTTTATTAATTTAGTTCAATACTTACCCAGCACACAAATCAAATCCCTTGATTTGAGTGAAAATTATATCGGCCGCAAAGGTTTCGAGTATTTGTCTAAAGTTCTGAGAGAAACACAAATATCTTCACTTAATGTGAGTAAAAATGAACCATTTGATGTAGACACATGGgctacatttttttctgataaaagctcaatgaataaaaaatatgaagaacCAATTCTATGTTGTAGTGTGTGTCACGTtgctgaaatttttgaaaactcgGCCACAAGATTTTCTCTTGATCTTAGCTCTTCCCAAAATGAAAACCTCAATTGTTTAGTATCAATTTTGAGAAACTCcaacatagaaaaaataaatttatcttcTTCGGTAATAAATCCTGGAACCTTCGGACTATTTGCAGCAAATTTGATAGATTCAAGTGTTACTACCCTAAATATGTCTGGCTGTAAAATAGGTAACGAAGGAGTCAAGATTTTGGCTTCCGTACTAGAAAACACAAACATACTCTCACTTGATCTTAGTGATAACAATATGAACTGCGATGGCTTGGAAGTATTTGCTACATGTTTAACTAAATCACAGATCACCTCTTTGAATCTATCCAGTAATCGATTCAATATTAATGGTATGAATAGCCTTGCAACTGTCCTGCCAAacacaaaaataacttcacttagTTTGAATTTTTGCGGTCTTGGTAATAGAAGTTGGAAGATATTATCGGCATGCTTGGCTCATACCAAAATAACTTCCCTTGGTTTTGTGGATAATGTTCCAAATAATGCTGTCGATATAGAATCATTAGCTATTGAagtgaaaaaatcaataataagcTCAATCGATCTTggttattatattaataattctaataataatggtGATACTATTGTTAAGTTACTCTCATTTTTCATGTTGGGCTCACAACTAACTTCTATAAGTTTAAGTTATTGTTCAATAGACTGCTATCGTATGGAGAATTTAGTTATTGCTCTGAAAAATTCAAGTATTACATCAGTGAAGCTTATAGCCACCTCCATAACCAGTGAagttatgaaaatatttgtatCGTGTTTGATCAACTCCAAAATCACTAATTTGCAATTGAGTAATTTAGCCGAACTAGACGTTGGTGCTTTGAAATGTTTGTCACTGGCTTTGAGAAATACACAAATATCTTCGCTTAACCTCAGATATAATCAATTGGACTGTCAGAGTTTAAAGGTTTTGGCACCATGTTTGGAAGATTCAAAATTAACACATCTCGATCTCGCTTATAATGGAATAGATTACGAAAATGAAATTAGAAAAATTGAGAGGAGTGATGTGGGTGTTAAATGTCTGGCAATGGCTCTGAAAAAGTCTGAAATAACAAGTTTGAATCTTGCTGATAATGGTTTATCATGCAAAAGCCTGATGAGTATCATACTGAGTTTGCCATTTACAAAAGTTACCACACTCAATCTCAGTGGTAATGACATTTGTTGTAATGTGTTTTACTTGGCTGATATCATAAAAAGTACTCAAATTAATTCTCTAGATGTTGGGATGATGGATGCGAGGAAAGCATTATCTTTATTATATGATAGACATTCTAAGACGAAAACCTGTCTCAATCTATCATACCTTATGCGATGCTCATTTTCTTTGTATTATCTTTCACATGTAGACCTGTTGCACACGAAAAATATCACCCACCTCGAACTTAAACAAAATCAGATTTCGAGTTGTGGAGAACTGAAAGAACTTTGTGAGTGTATATCAGGTTCTCAAATCGTTTCACTAGATCTCAGTGAAAACAGAATCAATAGTGTTTATCATTTAGCAGAATTGCTTCAGCATTCTTCAATTTCGACATTGAATTTATCATATAATCAAATTTCTTCCGATGGTATTAAGCATTTGTCCCTAAGGCTACCAGGATCCAAGGTCATATCACTTGATCTAtcctataacctaattacagaTGAGAGCATTGAATACCTTTCTAATAGTCTTGTGAATACAAAAATTACTGATCTCAATCTCAGTGGAAATCAGATTGGACGTCAAGCTGTAGAAAACTTGAGTGAACGAGTAGCTCACATcattgttcaatttcaattgcaaaGTGATGACCCTCATAATCACTTTTATTTGTGCAAGTATCCAGATTGTATTGTTGAAGTCTATCGAACGTCCTCTGAAGTGAATATCCATCATTTGATTGATTATGTAGGTAATAAAATCGAAATGACGAAGGTGTTCATCCGATCCAAAAAAGTCAATGATCATGTTGACTCCAATCCAGCTAAAATGACTCATTTCAGTAATATCAACATCAGTGAAATCGAAATGGTTGAACATTCTAGCTTTCCATActttatattcaaaaatatttctcaattgaaGTTGAATGGAACACATACTGAAAATGCACCCGGTGGAAATGGAgagaaaatcattgaattacGGCTTCAAAATATAAAGAACCTCAAATTTAAAGATCTTCAAGAACTCCGTTTCAGCAATATCATGTATCTTGAtctaagtaataataatatggaaGATGACCAACTCGAATGTCTTGCTGCGGCTTTGAAGTCAAACAGCATGAATCagagcaataaaaattatttgatgtCTTTGAATTTGTCCAATAACAAATTGGAAGCGAGAAGTGCTGAATCGCTTGCAGAAGTCCTTCAATATATACCAACATTAACCTACATCGATCTGCATGGAAACAAAATAGGATATGCAGGATTCCAATCTCTTATGAAAGTAGTTGACAAAACTAACCTGTGTTGGCTTTCGCTGGGGGACAATAATATCGAAGACCAGTTGGAAGGAGACATTGAACTATCTCCTTACATTGTGCCCCGGAAAGGTGATGAAATGCCAGTTGCATTCCAATTGAGGTACTTATTCAGACAGCTGGTGTCATTGAACACATCAAGTGGTGAACTGGAATTCACAATTCCCACAACCGACTCAAACCCTCCTGTCAATATCACCCACTACCCCAAGCTACTCAAGATCTATTACGAATTTGAAAATGATGTGGACTATCTCAACGTTAATGTTTATGACATGTATTACAAGAAGAGTAAGAAGCATGACATGTGCCTTCTGCAGAGAATAGAAAAATTCGtgcatgaaattgaaaaaaggttTCTATCGTTCATTGACAGCAACTTAATGAAACTCGAACATGCATTTGGCTATGATAGCTTTGTTGTTCTTGTCAAGGAATGTGACCGCCTTGGGTTAAACAAATGTGTTGAATTTCTATTACTCCATCGAGTCTGTTACTATGTGGATGATGTTGGAGAGATATTGCATCCATTCATTTATAGAATGCTGCACGAATACAGTATGCCTTTATATTGCAAACAAATCGAACCAAATAAGAGGCAGCAAATAATTGCTTACTACCAGAATCATTCAGAAATCGAAGGAGCTCAGACACTGATTGATCTGTTGACGTCTATGTCTAATGAAGAAAGTTGA